A stretch of Christensenellaceae bacterium DNA encodes these proteins:
- a CDS encoding mobilization protein: MENRKRNIQMKFYVTEEEKRLIDEKMKQLPIKQYGAYFRKMAIDGYILVVDRSDTKAYIRELQAVSRNINQIAKRANATGTVYRQDIEDIKKAVDEIWRLQRRTLLNQP; the protein is encoded by the coding sequence ATGGAAAACCGAAAGAGAAATATACAGATGAAGTTTTACGTTACGGAAGAAGAAAAGCGGCTGATCGACGAGAAGATGAAGCAGCTTCCCATAAAGCAGTATGGGGCATACTTCCGTAAAATGGCGATAGACGGGTATATTCTTGTCGTTGACCGAAGCGACACAAAAGCATATATCCGGGAACTGCAAGCGGTGAGCCGGAACATCAACCAGATTGCAAAACGCGCCAATGCGACGGGGACGGTTTACAGGCAGGATATAGAGGACATTAAAAAGGCGGTGGACGAGATATGGCGGTTACAAAGACGCACCCTATTAAATCAACCTTAA
- a CDS encoding transcriptional regulator: MAKRPVPLYDFKAFGAAIKAARNEYGESRKKVSDELYISPRYLANIENKGQQPSLQVFYDLVTRYHISVDQFFFPNSNAEKSTGRRQLDALLDGMSDKGIRIVTATAREITEVEQAED, from the coding sequence ATGGCAAAAAGACCCGTACCATTGTACGACTTTAAGGCTTTCGGGGCAGCTATAAAAGCCGCGAGAAATGAATACGGCGAGAGCCGCAAAAAGGTAAGCGACGAGTTATATATTTCCCCGCGCTACCTTGCGAATATCGAGAACAAGGGACAACAGCCGAGTTTACAGGTATTCTATGACCTTGTAACCCGGTATCATATTTCGGTAGATCAATTTTTCTTCCCGAACAGCAATGCGGAGAAATCCACCGGGCGGCGGCAGCTTGACGCGCTGCTGGACGGTATGAGCGATAAAGGCATACGGATTGTAACCGCAACGGCAAGGGAGATAACAGAAGTCGAACAAGCAGAGGACTAA